The genome window GACTAGTGGAGGACGCGTATGGAGATCTCTGGATCCGCCTCGATGGTCCGCGCCTACTCAGATATAGGAATGGCGCATTTGAAGATGCGGTACTGAAGTTTGACATCCACGAAGGATTCTTTGCAGCAATGTCCCGGGATCGGAGTGGCAAGTTACTCCTATGGGGGCCACAAAACAGAACCCTTCGCTTTCAAAATGGTCACTTCCAGCGCGAGTCCCCACAGGACGATATAGACGGCATAGTCATCTCTCTTCTTGATAGCCCCACTGGTGCGTTATGGCTCGGCGCGCGGGATGCAGGTCTGTACAAGATCGAGAACGGTAAGGTCGCTAAGATCCTCCCCGAGCTGTTGTTACACAGTGTCAATGCTCTTGTTCCTTCAGAGCACGAGGGAGTGTGGATAGGAGCAGAGAGTGGACTCTATCTCTGGGAACATGGAATCTCGGTTCGCTTAAAGCTCCCTGAGCGATTAGGTAAAGTACAGATTTTCGCGCTCCTGCGGGATCATCATCACAACCTGTGGGCAGGCACAGATGCCGGGCTTTACCGTATCGATCCCGAACGTAATGTTGTTACCGGATTCTTCCGCAGTCAGGACGACCCGGAAATCACCTCCATTTACGAAGACGGCGATGGAAGCATTTGGTTTGCCGGATCACACGGCCTCGAACGTCTGCGCGACGGCATGTTTACGTCCATCTCATCCCGCGACCCATCGCTCAGCGAAATTGGCGGACCTGTTTTTGTAGACGATGCCGGACGCGCATGGTTCGGTCCGTCATCGGGCGGCCTTTTCTGTCTGGAGAATGGTTCCTTTAAGCGCGTGGATATTCCCGGCGATAACAACGATGTTGTTTATTCAATCGACGGCGCCAAAGACGAGCTATGGCTCGGCCGGCAGCGAGGTGGCCTGACCGAGTTGATACGGCGCGGTGACGGGTGGTCCTCTCGAACTTATACATCCAGGCAGGGCTTAGCCCAGAACAGCGTTTATACAGTAACCCGCGCTCGCGACAAAAGCATCTGGGCGGGCACAGTCAGCGGCGGTATGAGTGTGTTGCGGAACGGTCAGTTCACGACGTATACCCTGAATAATGGCCTGCCTTCGAACGCGATTTTTTCCTCCGTCGAAGCTGCCGACGGAACAATGTGGGTTGCTTCGTCTGGTGGCCTTGCGCATTTCACAGGGGAGCATTGGCTGAAATACGGCTCCCCGCAAACCGATTTGCCACCAGGTATCAGAACAGTGTTTGAGGACTCAAGCCACGTTTTATGGATAGGTACATCTCACGGCATTGCGAGATTTAACAACGGTCGCATTGATGTGCCCCCGGGTCTGCCGCAGGCCTTGAGTGAGGAGGTATTGAGCATAGGAGAAGATGCTCAAGGTTTCTTATGGGTCTCCACTTCTGGACACGTTCTGCAGGTCGACCGGACGAAGATGCTCAATGGCACTCTTAACGAAAACGATGTGTTGAGCTATGGGGTCGATGACGGATTGAGCGAAACAAAAGGTGTAAGGCGAGATCGCTCACTCGTTTCAGATTCTTCCGGCCGCATCTGGTTATCGCTTCCACACTCCCTCGCAGTAGCCGATCCACGTGAGGCTGAAGGGTACAACAAGGCCGTTCGAGTACGCATTGAGTCCGTGTCAGCAGATACCGCATCTCTGGGCCCGCAACAGGGATTGAACCTGTCGCCAGACACCCGCAGCATCACCTTTCGCTACGCAGGGACGAGTCTGGCAACGCCGCAACGCACGCAGTTCCGCTATCGCCTAGATGGCTTGGATCAGGAATGGAGCAATGATTCATCGTCAAGGCAGGTCGTGTACACCCATTTATCTCC of Acidicapsa ligni contains these proteins:
- a CDS encoding ligand-binding sensor domain-containing protein, whose amino-acid sequence is MAQYVHAVWGADKGYAGGTVYAIAQTPDGYLWLGTEHGLVRFDGSEFTPIDLPLSDRRSVAVRGLVEDAYGDLWIRLDGPRLLRYRNGAFEDAVLKFDIHEGFFAAMSRDRSGKLLLWGPQNRTLRFQNGHFQRESPQDDIDGIVISLLDSPTGALWLGARDAGLYKIENGKVAKILPELLLHSVNALVPSEHEGVWIGAESGLYLWEHGISVRLKLPERLGKVQIFALLRDHHHNLWAGTDAGLYRIDPERNVVTGFFRSQDDPEITSIYEDGDGSIWFAGSHGLERLRDGMFTSISSRDPSLSEIGGPVFVDDAGRAWFGPSSGGLFCLENGSFKRVDIPGDNNDVVYSIDGAKDELWLGRQRGGLTELIRRGDGWSSRTYTSRQGLAQNSVYTVTRARDKSIWAGTVSGGMSVLRNGQFTTYTLNNGLPSNAIFSSVEAADGTMWVASSGGLAHFTGEHWLKYGSPQTDLPPGIRTVFEDSSHVLWIGTSHGIARFNNGRIDVPPGLPQALSEEVLSIGEDAQGFLWVSTSGHVLQVDRTKMLNGTLNENDVLSYGVDDGLSETKGVRRDRSLVSDSSGRIWLSLPHSLAVADPREAEGYNKAVRVRIESVSADTASLGPQQGLNLSPDTRSITFRYAGTSLATPQRTQFRYRLDGLDQEWSNDSSSRQVVYTHLSPSTYTFRIMASNALGAWNGPENDVKFTVQPALWQTWYFQMLAVLLTAVVAIGLYRIRLKQVTGQLNRRFQDRLAERTRIAQELHDTLLQGVISASMQLDVAQDDIAEDSPARPKLQRLLHQMRQVTTEGRRALQGLRTIDNTVTAEAAFQRMMTEFTSSPSSRHAVYVQGDNRPLKTVVFDEVYRIGHEAYLNAVVHASAREIEITVDYGLRVFRLLVRDDGCGIDPGILRHGREGHWGLAGMRERAEAIGSDLAIHTRPSGGTEVELRIPAAIAYSRIKSRRIQWPWPLRKFYPKHEKRDEQSQ